The Leadbettera azotonutricia ZAS-9 genome has a window encoding:
- a CDS encoding tetratricopeptide repeat protein, with the protein MNTALIENRQIRVFISSTFKDMSAERDYLVSRVFPSLRRYCEERDVNFFELDLRWGISEEDSKQGKVVETCLLEIQKSSPFFIGLLGERYGWVPSEKDRKKIAKKTNVLKDYPWIRKELKNSTSITEIEIQEGVLREKEMVNAYFYFRSPAINIPANFRERRKSRAVLKLKHLKQQIREQDKYPVEEYHSIKELGGFVERDFKALVDRLFPGKLISEFEKERLEQRVFLKSRIGVFIPRPEIEEKLDAFVSGSEQVLVFSGETGIGKSAFLAHWSQKHQDDPLIKVICYFAGASQSEGDYREICKYLVSEIIRLCGVKPPIKNGGLLNWISMHQIDYELQDVLKKVVEKEKESKNKRLVFVLDGIDRIPYFTNINLFNWIDSILNVKFVFSVRENREVADFFNRKQYLRCRIEPLQKESRKKLIEDYLLSFGKKLLPAQIERIVSDKESENTLTLRVLLDELRVFGVYERINAEIKKYLDASDLESFYALVLERIERTFNSLAGDILALIACSTAGLSEDEILAISHATPLQWSQLSNNIAGHITKRNGLVVFDNVYTKEAVIKRYLQDSGRKYRSQIADYMEKSYAKGYASVPFYRMCDERFSCYTTLKEWDKLYRFLLNFQVFNYFYTKDQFELGHFWRVLHDENRDGYSLLNFLNLDTKNLSHGELLRVVYSQLGFFTSELLIDYNLSLKFHLRALEILEIDTMTPKDLYTAAYLNNIGDAYCSLGEYLEALDYYHKALGIKDADNRGNEDAAAYSYRKSGLIYYMLGEYQKALGYHQKALENYETHVGRKIPDAADSYYDIGSVYNKMGEYQKALEYNHEGLEIWQAVLKRENYPEIASPYHAPCIIRSNLANFSDRPSSDKVTCYHNIGVGYAFMGEYQKALEYYQKALGIRESFLGKDHPETAASYLNIGAVYADIGEYQKALEYCQKGLNIRETILGKDHPEIAASYNDTAAVYAGMEEYPIAFDYYQKALKIKDKLLWGCHCCKNIMEPIVTPSLEGHKIKRTTIPAKIVKALFASRREREFKALLPILHEVNEKEIWATDLKAEDFPQLTAKFRERYAGGESLDSILPEAFALVREAARRCLGERPRDVQILGSIALHKGKIAELKNGEGKTLMAAVAAYLNAISGRGVHVVTLNDYFAEQDAGWMGPVFLYLGVTVGLVLAKTGHEGRKANYACDITYGAGSEFGFDYLRDNMCRDPESRVQRGLNYCIIDEIDAILIDQVWNSLKISGAAEEDARLFRELDHLLSPDKMEGSLRKQGFIKGSIADEENSKNIPCFINSLKVKKLFGINVDNVIRNGQVQIIDEFSGRILHGRRYSREPLQPIEAKELIKITRRNRTLASISFQNFFKSYIKISGCSGTANTAAEEFSKIYNLDVVVIPTNEPIARIDENDEIYMNEKDKYEALVEDIAAAHEKGQPVLAGVISIEKSEALSSRLTQRGIRHEVMNGKNLAREAAVVAEAGAKGSVTIVINTAGRGADIKLGGSPEHRAREQVGINAEPRVYAEAYKEKYEKWEKEYEEVKALGGLYVIGTERNKCRRLDDQLRSFSGIRGDPGRSKFFISFDDNLMRLFNAEKMKNLMYRIGMKDGEPICHPWLNKSIEKAQKKLEERDFEFHRYLLEYDDALKAQRKFIYEQRDAILFDTDMKKRVKDALDEGISGDLVRELDEKEKKLGQDFLNFIIRQRYISVTDRNWLDHIENTEVLLEAVLGRNYPDVANSYTTIGYIYYNMGEYQKALEYFQKALRIQEIVLGESHSDTINSYTAVGNVYLNLGEYQRSLGYCQKVLEIRETVLGKIHPGLINSYKNIGNRYYQIGKNKESFEYYQKALEIELAVSAGNEPDTAIRYNDFGIACSKLHEYQKALEYHQKALEIREAIFGLSHPDTAASYNNLGSAWSDLGEYQQALDYYKKALEIRETILGKYQPDTAVSYNNVGLAYWKLKEYQKALEYHQNALEIRESVLGRKNPDTAVSYINIGIIYDYMGDYQKALEYRIKALEIQETVLEKNNLDTAASCHFIGFYYMELHEYQKALYYSLKALEIKEAVLGKEDFDTADTCRNIGSIYEFLGDTQKAQEYKQKGTLTVAPYQYL; encoded by the coding sequence ATGAACACAGCTCTAATTGAAAACCGGCAGATACGCGTTTTTATCTCATCGACCTTTAAGGATATGAGCGCCGAGCGGGATTATCTGGTAAGCCGCGTTTTTCCTTCCCTGCGCCGTTATTGCGAGGAGCGGGATGTCAATTTTTTTGAATTGGACTTGCGTTGGGGTATCAGCGAGGAAGATTCAAAACAGGGAAAGGTTGTGGAAACTTGCCTCCTGGAAATACAGAAATCAAGTCCTTTTTTTATCGGACTTTTGGGTGAACGTTATGGCTGGGTACCTTCTGAAAAAGACCGGAAGAAGATTGCAAAAAAAACAAATGTTCTGAAAGACTATCCCTGGATAAGGAAGGAATTAAAAAATAGTACCAGTATTACTGAAATTGAAATTCAGGAAGGAGTACTCCGGGAAAAGGAAATGGTGAATGCGTATTTTTATTTTCGCTCACCTGCTATAAATATACCGGCAAATTTCAGGGAAAGACGTAAAAGCCGCGCTGTTTTAAAGCTGAAACATCTTAAACAACAGATCCGTGAGCAGGATAAATATCCCGTGGAAGAATATCATTCTATTAAAGAATTGGGCGGATTTGTGGAACGCGACTTTAAAGCCCTTGTGGACAGGTTGTTCCCGGGTAAGTTGATTTCTGAATTTGAAAAGGAGCGGTTGGAACAGCGGGTTTTTCTGAAAAGCCGTATTGGAGTGTTTATACCCCGACCCGAAATAGAAGAAAAACTTGATGCCTTTGTAAGTGGTAGCGAACAAGTTCTTGTCTTTAGCGGTGAGACGGGAATTGGCAAAAGCGCCTTTCTTGCCCATTGGAGTCAGAAACATCAAGATGATCCTTTAATTAAGGTTATATGCTATTTTGCCGGAGCTTCCCAATCCGAAGGAGATTATCGCGAAATATGCAAATACCTTGTCAGCGAGATTATCCGGCTTTGTGGTGTTAAACCGCCTATTAAGAATGGAGGCTTGTTGAATTGGATTTCCATGCATCAAATTGACTATGAATTGCAGGATGTTTTAAAGAAAGTCGTGGAAAAAGAAAAAGAATCGAAAAACAAGCGCCTTGTCTTTGTTCTTGATGGAATAGATAGAATTCCTTATTTTACCAACATAAACCTCTTCAATTGGATTGATTCTATTTTGAATGTAAAGTTTGTATTTTCTGTGCGGGAAAATCGTGAGGTAGCAGATTTTTTTAACCGAAAACAGTACCTCCGATGCAGAATTGAACCCCTGCAGAAGGAAAGTCGCAAAAAGCTGATAGAAGATTATCTTTTATCCTTTGGGAAAAAACTATTACCAGCTCAAATTGAACGTATCGTCTCTGACAAGGAGAGTGAAAACACTTTAACGCTCAGAGTACTTCTTGATGAACTGCGGGTTTTTGGAGTGTACGAGCGGATTAACGCGGAAATTAAAAAATACCTGGACGCATCGGATTTGGAGAGCTTTTATGCCCTTGTTCTTGAACGCATAGAAAGGACCTTCAATTCACTGGCCGGGGATATCCTTGCCTTAATCGCCTGCTCAACTGCCGGGTTAAGCGAAGATGAAATTCTCGCTATAAGCCATGCAACGCCTCTCCAATGGTCACAATTATCAAACAATATAGCAGGGCATATAACAAAGAGAAACGGCCTTGTGGTATTTGATAATGTTTATACAAAAGAAGCGGTGATAAAGCGCTATTTGCAGGATAGCGGCCGGAAATACCGGAGCCAAATTGCCGATTATATGGAAAAGTCTTATGCGAAAGGATACGCATCTGTTCCGTTCTACCGTATGTGTGATGAGCGTTTCAGTTGCTATACCACATTAAAGGAGTGGGATAAGCTGTATAGGTTTTTGCTTAATTTTCAAGTGTTTAATTATTTTTATACAAAAGATCAATTTGAGTTAGGGCATTTTTGGCGTGTTCTGCATGATGAAAACAGGGATGGCTATAGCCTTTTAAATTTTCTTAATCTTGATACAAAAAATTTAAGCCACGGAGAATTATTAAGGGTTGTATACTCGCAGCTTGGGTTTTTTACATCTGAATTATTGATTGATTATAATTTATCTCTTAAGTTTCATTTAAGGGCCCTGGAAATATTGGAAATTGATACTATGACGCCGAAGGATCTTTATACAGCAGCTTACCTTAACAATATAGGCGATGCGTATTGTAGTTTGGGAGAATATCTAGAGGCGCTTGATTATTACCATAAGGCTCTGGGAATTAAGGACGCTGATAACCGTGGAAACGAGGATGCCGCTGCTTACTCTTACAGGAAGTCCGGCCTTATATATTACATGCTGGGGGAATATCAAAAAGCCCTGGGCTATCATCAAAAGGCGCTGGAAAATTATGAAACCCATGTTGGGAGAAAAATTCCTGATGCCGCTGATTCTTATTACGATATAGGCAGTGTATATAACAAAATGGGAGAATACCAAAAAGCCCTCGAATATAACCATGAGGGGCTGGAAATTTGGCAGGCTGTCTTAAAAAGAGAGAACTATCCTGAGATCGCTTCTCCTTATCACGCCCCCTGTATTATTCGTTCTAATTTAGCAAATTTTTCTGATAGACCCAGTTCTGATAAGGTTACTTGTTACCACAATATCGGTGTTGGATATGCCTTTATGGGTGAGTACCAAAAGGCCCTCGAATATTATCAAAAAGCCTTGGGAATTCGAGAGTCGTTTTTGGGAAAGGACCATCCTGAAACCGCCGCTTCTTATCTAAACATCGGCGCTGTATATGCCGATATAGGCGAATATCAAAAAGCCCTCGAATATTGCCAAAAAGGCCTAAATATACGGGAAACTATTTTGGGAAAGGACCATCCTGAAATCGCCGCTTCTTATAACGATACTGCCGCTGTATACGCTGGTATGGAGGAATATCCAATAGCCTTTGACTATTACCAAAAGGCGCTCAAGATAAAAGATAAACTATTGTGGGGATGCCATTGTTGCAAAAACATCATGGAACCAATAGTGACGCCTTCACTTGAGGGGCATAAGATAAAGCGAACAACCATACCGGCAAAAATCGTGAAAGCGCTTTTTGCCTCCCGGCGTGAGCGGGAATTTAAAGCTCTTCTTCCCATATTGCATGAGGTTAACGAAAAAGAAATCTGGGCCACAGATCTCAAGGCGGAGGATTTCCCCCAATTGACGGCAAAATTCCGGGAGCGTTATGCCGGAGGCGAAAGCCTTGACAGCATTTTGCCCGAAGCCTTTGCCCTGGTACGTGAAGCCGCCCGGCGTTGCTTAGGGGAACGTCCCCGGGATGTGCAGATACTGGGTTCCATCGCGCTCCACAAGGGTAAGATCGCGGAGCTTAAAAACGGTGAAGGGAAGACCCTCATGGCAGCGGTAGCGGCTTACCTCAATGCCATATCCGGTCGGGGCGTTCATGTGGTCACGTTGAACGATTACTTTGCAGAGCAGGACGCCGGCTGGATGGGGCCTGTGTTTTTATACCTGGGTGTGACAGTCGGTCTTGTTCTGGCTAAGACGGGCCATGAGGGGCGTAAGGCGAACTACGCCTGCGATATTACCTACGGCGCCGGCAGTGAGTTTGGTTTTGATTACCTCAGGGACAATATGTGCCGCGATCCGGAAAGCCGGGTCCAGCGGGGCCTCAATTACTGCATCATTGACGAAATCGACGCCATACTCATTGATCAAGTTTGGAACAGCCTCAAAATATCCGGCGCTGCTGAAGAAGATGCCAGGTTGTTCCGGGAACTTGACCATCTCCTAAGTCCGGATAAAATGGAAGGGAGCCTCCGGAAGCAGGGCTTCATAAAAGGATCAATTGCGGATGAAGAAAATAGTAAAAATATCCCTTGCTTTATCAATTCCCTCAAAGTCAAAAAGCTTTTTGGCATTAACGTAGACAATGTGATCCGGAACGGGCAGGTACAGATAATTGATGAGTTTAGCGGCCGCATACTCCACGGTCGGCGCTATTCCAGGGAGCCTCTCCAGCCCATTGAAGCAAAGGAACTCATAAAAATTACCCGGCGTAACCGAACTTTGGCATCTATAAGCTTTCAAAATTTTTTCAAATCCTATATAAAAATATCCGGCTGTTCAGGTACCGCAAATACTGCCGCAGAGGAATTTTCCAAAATCTACAATCTTGATGTGGTGGTGATCCCCACAAACGAGCCGATTGCCAGGATAGATGAAAATGATGAAATATACATGAACGAAAAAGACAAATACGAAGCCCTGGTAGAAGATATAGCTGCGGCCCATGAAAAAGGCCAACCCGTTCTGGCAGGCGTCATATCCATCGAAAAATCCGAAGCCCTATCCAGCCGACTCACCCAGAGGGGCATACGCCATGAAGTCATGAACGGCAAAAACCTGGCCCGGGAAGCGGCTGTCGTTGCCGAGGCCGGGGCCAAAGGATCTGTCACCATCGTTATAAACACGGCGGGCCGGGGCGCAGACATCAAGCTCGGAGGCAGCCCGGAACACCGGGCCAGGGAGCAGGTTGGTATAAACGCTGAGCCTCGGGTCTATGCCGAAGCTTACAAAGAAAAATACGAAAAATGGGAAAAGGAGTATGAAGAAGTCAAAGCCCTGGGGGGGCTCTACGTCATCGGTACGGAACGTAATAAGTGCCGGCGTCTTGACGATCAGCTCAGGAGTTTTTCAGGCATTCGCGGAGACCCTGGACGTTCAAAGTTTTTTATCTCCTTTGATGATAATCTTATGCGCCTCTTTAACGCCGAAAAAATGAAAAATCTTATGTATAGAATAGGGATGAAAGATGGAGAACCTATCTGCCATCCATGGCTGAACAAGAGCATAGAGAAAGCGCAGAAAAAGCTGGAAGAGCGGGACTTTGAATTCCACAGGTACCTTTTGGAATACGACGACGCGCTCAAAGCTCAGCGCAAGTTTATATATGAACAGCGGGACGCTATACTTTTTGATACGGATATGAAAAAACGGGTGAAGGACGCCCTTGATGAGGGTATCAGTGGAGACCTCGTCCGGGAGTTGGATGAAAAAGAAAAAAAACTCGGGCAGGATTTTCTTAACTTTATTATTCGGCAGCGTTACATCTCCGTGACGGATCGCAATTGGCTGGATCATATTGAAAACACAGAAGTCCTGCTGGAAGCTGTTCTGGGGAGAAACTATCCGGATGTGGCAAATTCCTATACAACTATTGGGTATATATATTACAATATGGGTGAATATCAAAAAGCTCTCGAATATTTTCAAAAAGCGCTTAGAATACAGGAAATTGTTCTTGGTGAATCACATTCTGACACAATAAATTCTTATACTGCCGTTGGGAATGTATATTTAAATTTGGGCGAATATCAAAGGTCGCTTGGATATTGCCAAAAGGTTTTAGAAATACGGGAAACTGTTCTTGGAAAAATCCATCCTGGCTTAATAAATTCTTATAAAAATATAGGGAATAGATATTACCAAATAGGTAAAAATAAAGAATCCTTCGAATATTATCAAAAGGCTCTGGAAATAGAGCTTGCTGTCTCTGCGGGAAATGAGCCTGACACCGCTATCCGTTATAATGACTTTGGTATTGCATGTTCCAAGCTGCATGAATATCAAAAGGCCCTCGAATATCACCAAAAGGCCCTTGAAATTCGGGAAGCTATTTTTGGCCTAAGTCATCCTGATACCGCCGCTTCGTATAACAATTTAGGCAGTGCATGGTCTGATCTAGGTGAATATCAACAGGCTCTCGACTATTATAAAAAAGCTCTTGAAATTCGGGAAACTATTTTGGGGAAATATCAACCTGATACAGCTGTTTCGTATAATAATGTTGGTCTTGCATATTGGAAGCTAAAAGAATATCAAAAAGCCCTCGAATATCATCAAAATGCGCTGGAAATACGGGAGTCTGTTCTGGGGAGAAAAAATCCTGATACCGCTGTTTCTTATATTAATATTGGTATAATATACGATTATATGGGCGATTATCAAAAAGCCCTTGAATACCGCATAAAAGCATTGGAAATACAGGAAACAGTGCTGGAAAAAAACAATCTTGATACCGCGGCATCTTGCCACTTCATTGGTTTCTATTATATGGAATTGCATGAATATCAAAAAGCGCTTTATTATTCCTTAAAGGCGCTGGAAATTAAGGAAGCCGTTCTTGGAAAAGAAGATTTCGATACCGCCGATACTTGTCGTAATATCGGCAGTATATATGAATTTTTGGGAGACACTCAAAAGGCGCAAGAGTATAAACAAAAAGGTACATTAACGGTTGCGCCGTATCAATATCTATGA